In Paenibacillus kyungheensis, the following are encoded in one genomic region:
- the rpsL gene encoding 30S ribosomal protein S12: protein MPTINQLVRKGRQAKIEKSKSPALQKGYNALKRQETNISAPQKRGVCTRVGTMTPKKPNSALRKYARVRLTNRIEVTAYIPGIGHNLQEHSVVLIRGGRVKDLPGVRYHIVRGALDTAGVNNRMQSRSKYGTKRPKEKK from the coding sequence ATGCCAACTATTAATCAATTAGTCCGTAAAGGACGTCAAGCAAAAATTGAGAAATCAAAATCACCTGCACTTCAAAAAGGGTACAATGCTTTGAAGCGTCAAGAGACGAACATTAGCGCTCCACAAAAACGTGGTGTATGTACTCGTGTAGGTACTATGACTCCAAAAAAACCGAACTCCGCACTTCGTAAGTATGCTCGTGTTCGTTTAACGAACCGTATCGAGGTTACTGCTTACATTCCAGGTATCGGTCATAACCTTCAAGAACACAGCGTGGTACTTATCCGCGGTGGACGGGTTAAAGATTTACCAGGGGTTCGTTATCATATCGTTCGTGGTGCTTTGGATACAGCAGGCGTAAACAATCGTATGCAATCACGTTCAAAATACGGTACAAAACGTCCAAAAGAGAAAAAATAA